A window of Haloarcula sp. H-GB4 contains these coding sequences:
- a CDS encoding HAD family phosphatase has protein sequence MSVPPAAICFDMDGVLVQSEDHWVRAQREEILPTAAPNDDIPLSAITGRNYREVYPDLNAEYDLKISREMFESLFEEHGERIYGDEATFLDGAHELLDDLRDAGVALALTTSAPWVWIDVADERFDLLSKFDVAISAGDIDGPGKPEPDIYERGAAELGVAPEDCWAVEDSTAGARAAVAAGMTTVGFRGDGDETDLSMVHEAVDDASALREVLLGGV, from the coding sequence ATGAGTGTCCCGCCTGCTGCGATCTGTTTCGATATGGACGGCGTGCTCGTCCAGTCCGAAGATCACTGGGTCCGCGCCCAGCGCGAGGAGATTCTTCCGACAGCTGCGCCGAACGACGACATCCCCCTGTCCGCAATTACCGGTCGAAACTACCGAGAAGTGTATCCGGACCTGAACGCCGAGTACGACCTCAAAATCAGCCGCGAGATGTTCGAGAGTCTGTTCGAGGAGCACGGCGAGCGGATTTACGGCGACGAGGCGACGTTCCTCGATGGGGCACACGAACTGCTCGACGACCTGCGGGACGCCGGCGTGGCGCTGGCGCTGACGACCTCCGCACCATGGGTCTGGATCGACGTAGCTGACGAGCGCTTCGACCTCCTCTCGAAGTTCGACGTCGCCATCAGCGCCGGCGACATCGATGGCCCCGGCAAGCCGGAGCCGGACATCTACGAGCGCGGTGCGGCGGAACTGGGCGTCGCGCCCGAGGACTGCTGGGCCGTCGAGGACTCCACTGCGGGCGCACGCGCCGCCGTTGCCGCCGGGATGACGACTGTCGGGTTCCGCGGCGACGGTGACGAGACGGACCTATCGATGGTCCACGAGGCCGTAGATGACGCTTCGGCACTTCGAGAGGTGCTGTTAGGCGGTGTATAA